The Persephonella sp. KM09-Lau-8 nucleotide sequence AAAGCCTTCTTTTTCTATGATTTCATATTTTTTTAAGTTTTTTGTTGAAACAAATATATGCTCTAAAATCCCATCGGAAAAAACGGTATTACTGCCAATACCTATTGGGAAAAAGGATTTGCCTGTATCTGTAGATAGTTTAATAAGGTCTATGATTTCCTGTTGGTTTTTAGGGAAATAAATTTTTCTGGCAGTACCACCTATTTTTATGGTGCAAAATTTTGATAAATCGACATTTTCTTCAAACTCTATCCAGTTCATAAAATATCTCTTTCAGTATTTTTTTTGCTGAATCAGGTATATATAAAGATTTTATCTCTTTTTGTATATTTTTTGATAGTAAATCATTTATTTTCTCCTGCAGAGTTTCTATTGTTAACTGGTTTTCTCTTATTATATGGCACAGTCCTTTTTCTTCAATCCATTTTACATTGTAATACTGATGGTCTGAGGCGGCATAAGGATAAGGTATAAAAACTGCAGGTTTCCCAGCTGCAAGGATTTCATAAGTAGAGGCGGCACCTGAACGGGCAATAATAATATCTGATGCAGAATATAAAACCCCCATTCTGTCATAAAAATCAAAATATTTTATGTTGTCAGGAAGATTTTCAGGTTTTTTGAAATTTTTACCTCCTATCAGAATAAATTGCAGGTCTTTTCTGTCTTGTGCCAGCTTTATGGCATTTTCAGAAATCACTCTGGAACCCTGACTTCCACCAAAAACAAGAACGGTTTTTTTGTCAGGGATACTGATAATTTCTCGGGCTTTTTCTTGGGGAATTTTTAAATCCTCTAAAAGCTCCTGTCTCAGCGGCAAACCTGTTAAGACTGTTTTCTTCTCTGGGAAATATTTTTTTGATACTTCAAATGTTATAAAGATTTTTTCCGCAAATAAGGACAGCAATTTGTTTGTATAAGATGGAATTGAGTTTTGTTCGTGTAAAAATAAAGGAACCTTACCTGCTGCAGCAAGTCCAAGGGGTAAAGAGGAATATCCACCAAAGCACAAAACAAAATCAGGTTTTTCCTTTTTGATTAATGACCTGATAAAAAGGGATGTTTTTAGCAGTTTTAGTGCTGATTTAACTGCATTTCTGGGATTTCTTCCTCTGACACCTTCTATATCAAAGAGATGTTTCTGTGAGGCTGGAAAATCTTTTTTGCTTTCTATGCCTTTTTTAGTGCCAAAATAAATCACCTGATAGCCATTATTTATAAGCTCTGTGGCTACTGAAACAGTAGGATAAAAATGTCCTCCTGTTCCGCCACCTGCTATAAAAACCTTTTTCAACTGATTACTGACCTCTTGTATATACTTTTTTTAGGCTCTTTTGAAAGTCTCAGGAGTATTCCAGCAGATATTGCCATTATAAGCAAAGATGAACCTCCATAGCTAATAAACGGAAGTGTAAAACCTGTAGGTGGGAATATGCTGGAATTTACTGCCATATGCATAAGTGCCTGCAGGACTATCAGATATGTTAATCCTACCCCTAAAATCTGGGAAAAAGTATCATCAAGGTCAAGGCTAATTTTGATTCCCCTGTATAAAATCACAAGGAATATTCCAATGATTAAAACAGCCCCGATAAAACCTGCCTCCTCTCCTATAAGGGCAAAAATGTAGTCTGTATGTATCTCAGGTAGATATTTTAGTTTCTGTGTTCCGCCACCTATTCCTTCACCTGTAAGCCCACCTTTTACGAAGGCAAGGATTGATTGAAACACCTGATAACTTACACCTGAACGATTTGCTATAGGGTCAAGCATTGCCTCTATTCTTTTGTGGGCATAATGGGAAAACATTATCACATAAATAAAAATAGGAGTAGCTAAAACAGGGAAAACCATAACTTTTAAAGTTGATAATCTTGAACTGAACATAACAAGAAAGGTTAATACTGCTATAAATATGGCCGCACCTTTGTGTGGCTCAATCAGAATAAGAGCTATTACAACTGTCGGGAAAGATAATGCAACAAAGATAGCAGTCCAACTTTTCAAAAACTTCTCATCATTTTCCTTTCGGGAAATAAAATATGCTAAAAACAGGATTACGGATAACTTTGCAAGCTCAGAAGGTTGAAATCTGGCAAAACCAAGGTCAATCCATCTTTTG carries:
- the ftsW gene encoding putative lipid II flippase FtsW → MIRNFYFDRVLFIAFFVLMILGLIFVYSATSIPSLINHKDPFLYLKREVIWLFIGFVAMIGAYLTPVETLKKIAYPLALLTIALLVIVLIMPASINGLSVKRWIDLGFARFQPSELAKLSVILFLAYFISRKENDEKFLKSWTAIFVALSFPTVVIALILIEPHKGAAIFIAVLTFLVMFSSRLSTLKVMVFPVLATPIFIYVIMFSHYAHKRIEAMLDPIANRSGVSYQVFQSILAFVKGGLTGEGIGGGTQKLKYLPEIHTDYIFALIGEEAGFIGAVLIIGIFLVILYRGIKISLDLDDTFSQILGVGLTYLIVLQALMHMAVNSSIFPPTGFTLPFISYGGSSLLIMAISAGILLRLSKEPKKSIYKRSVIS
- the murG gene encoding undecaprenyldiphospho-muramoylpentapeptide beta-N-acetylglucosaminyltransferase; amino-acid sequence: MKKVFIAGGGTGGHFYPTVSVATELINNGYQVIYFGTKKGIESKKDFPASQKHLFDIEGVRGRNPRNAVKSALKLLKTSLFIRSLIKKEKPDFVLCFGGYSSLPLGLAAAGKVPLFLHEQNSIPSYTNKLLSLFAEKIFITFEVSKKYFPEKKTVLTGLPLRQELLEDLKIPQEKAREIISIPDKKTVLVFGGSQGSRVISENAIKLAQDRKDLQFILIGGKNFKKPENLPDNIKYFDFYDRMGVLYSASDIIIARSGAASTYEILAAGKPAVFIPYPYAASDHQYYNVKWIEEKGLCHIIRENQLTIETLQEKINDLLSKNIQKEIKSLYIPDSAKKILKEIFYELDRV